In Desulfobulbaceae bacterium, the genomic stretch CCTGACACCAAACACACTGTTCACGAAGATTGGCGCGAACTACAATTATGCTATCGCCAAAATTAAATTCATCCTGCATAACCCGCATGGAACAGGCGCCAATTGCTAAGGTGTTAGCGCCAGCGGCGATATCAGCCTCAATCAGTTCGCGCCCAGCCTTAGAACACAAAGCCTCATGGGTCTTGCAGGGAAACTTCATCTCTGAAGTAACCATACCGGAGAGGGCTTCGGCATCAAGGCCAGCCCCGATTCCGCATCCAGTACAAATATATCCTTGAGTTTTCTTGTCCATCGAACCTATCTCCTTGAGGCTTGAATTGCTTTAAGAGCAGCAGCAGTCGAATTCTGGGTGGCAGTGACAACGTCTGAGGCTTTCTTGGCACATCCTGCGGCAAGTATAGCCTTCTCGGAATCGCTGATAATGAAGCCATTGCTATCCATCGTCGCGCCACAAACACTACCCATTGATTTAGCTGCTGGCTCCATCCCGGTAGCCAGGATAGCAAGATCGACTTTCTGCTTAATCTTCTCTCCAGTTACCGCATTTTCTGCAACCAATGTTACTCCACCATCTGCCTCAGCAATAATGTCAGCAACCTTACCCTTGATAAAAGTGATCTTCGGGTCTGTCATTAACTTCTCACGGAACTTCTCATATTTACCTGGAGTCCTGAGATCAATATAGAAAACAGTGATCGGTGCCTCAGGGTATCGCTCGCGAATATAGGTAATTTGTTTCATGCTGGCCATGCAGCAGATATAGGAACAAAACTCAAGATGATTCTCATCCCGAGACCCTGCACACTGAACAAAGGCAAAACTCTCTGGTTCTTTGTTGTCACCAGGACGGAGTATTTTTCCGCCAGTCGGCCCGGCAGGAGCAGCCAAACGCTCCATCATCATATTGGTAATGATGGCATCTGACGAATTGAACTTCAAATTCTCCATCTTATTAGGATCATAAGGGTTCCAACCAGTTGCCCAAACAATAGAAGCGACATTGACAGTAAAGGACTTGGCCTGCATGTCCATCTCAATCGCCTCATACTTACATGCCTCAACGCATTTCCCACACCTGGTGCAAGCAGCAGGATCTATGACATAGCGCATAGGAAAAGACATCTCGTGGGCCTTGTAGATGGCCTTAGTCTTATCCATATTGAAATTAAAGGCATTGTTACGCTCTTCTGGACACGCATCAACGCAATCGTTGCACGCGGTACAGTTGCTGTTTACGTAACGAGGAGCAGTCTCAAGGGTCACTTCGTAGTTGCCAGCAGAGCCAGTTACACCCTTGACCGTGGTCATGGTATACGTTCTCAACTTACGGGTACTCTTGATCCTCTTAAAATTAATCTCCATACCGCACGACGGTGGACACAATTTGGGGAAATATTGGTTGAGCTGAGCAACTCGACCACCCAAATACGGATTTTTTTCTACCAGAAAAACGTCCTTGCCAACCTCGGCGGCTTCTAAGGCTGCGGTCATCCCACTAATTCCGCCACCTACGACCAGTACCGCACCCATATTGGATGCTCCACCTGCGTCTGTCATGCCACTCCTCCATTTAAGAGTTGAATTAATAAAAAACATTTCCCATGGCTCAATTGAATGCGCATAGAATCATTCAACTCAGCCATAAAAAATGTTTCATCAGTCCATCAGTCTCTTGATAGAAAAATCTCCAGGCGCCAATCGGCGCCTGGAGATTCATTAGTACTCAACTAACTGTCAATCAACGTTGATCAACCAGGAATTAGATCCAAGGGGTGGTCTCAACGATGTTGATGCAGTTGACCTTCTCGCACTTCCACTCCTGAGTTTTAGGATCGAAAGTAGAGTTAACAAAGGCCTTCCAATTGGCATCATCAACAACCGGGTAATCTGACCGATAGTAGAAGCCGGGGTAACGAGACTCCTTACGGAACTCGATGTGACGGATGTGGGTCTCAACACACCAGATGCGGTGATAGTTTTCCCAAGCGCGCATAAGCTCGTGCAGATCGCCAGCAGCCATCAGAGCAGCATCTTCACGCAGCATGCGGAGAAGATCAAGGCAGATGTTGAGGAGCTTGCCAGAAGTCATGTAGTACGTTGCAACACCACCGCCGTATTCGTCGGTAGCCTTCATCAGACGCATCATGATGCCTGCAGGCTTGCAGTAGTTAGGGTTAACATCGGCAGCGGTGGACGCACCGACATGCTGATGGTACAATTTAACCGGTGCGTAAATCTGGTCAGCCAGTTCCTGAGAAGACTGAGCCAGTTCAGGAGCGAAGCCAGCGTTGTCACGGCAGTACTTAACCATCTGCTTAGCAACAATACGACCTTCTGCATGAGAACCAGAGGAGAACTTATGACCGGATGCGCCAACGCCGTCACCTGCGGTGAACAGACCGTTAACGGTGGTCATTCTGTTGTAGCCCCACTTGTACTGATGCGAACGAGCACCCTCTACAGTCGGAACCCAAGCTTCGTCCGGTCCGGAAACCCAGATACCACAGCAGCCTGAGTGAGAGCCCAGCATGTAGGGTTCGGTCGGCATGATCTCGGAACCAACCTTTTCAGGCTCGATGTTCATACCAGCCCACAGGCCGGCCTGACCAACGGACATGTCAAGGAAGTCTTCCCATGCTTCTGACTCGAGGTGCTTCCAGAACTTCTTAACTTCCTTCTCGTCCATGCCTTTTTCTCTTCTGACATCAAGGAAAGCGTTCAAAGCAACGTCGGTAGCCATGTAGATCGGACCACGTCCAGCCTTCAGCTCGTTGAGCATCAGGTGGTTACGAAGACAGGTCGGAGTAACCGCGGAAGCGCCATAAGGCATGAACTTCTCAAGCTCGTCCTTAACGGAATCGGTGTTTGCATAGAACTCACCCAAGCCGTTCTGAACTTTGGCTTTGAACAGGAGGAACCAAGCGCCAACCGGGCCGTAACCGTCTTTAAAACGAGCTGGTGTGAAGCGATTTTCCATCATGGTGAGGGTAGCGCCAACCTGGGCACACATGGTGTAGGTTGAACCTGCGTTCCATACTGGATACCAAGCGCGGCCCTTTCCTTCGCCGGTTGAACGGGGACGGAAGATGTTAACTGCGCCGCCACATGCACAGAGCATGGTCTTGCACTTGAAAACGTGAACTTTATTTTCACGGGTAGAGAAGCCAACAGCACCAGCGATGGTGTTCTCTTTATTTTTGTCAAGGAGCAGCTTAACGATGAAGATTCTCTCCAAGCAGTTCTCTTCGCCGAGTGCCTTCTTGGCTGGCTCAGCAACGATACACTTGTAGGACTCACCGTTGATCATGATCTGCCACTTACCGGTACGAACTGGCTTTCCGCCTTCCGGCAAGGTCTTGGCAGGCTTGGAACCGTCGAGGTTATCGCCGGTTGTCTCGTCGATCTTCCAGATCGGCAAACCCCACTCTTCGAACAGATGAACTGAATCATCAACGTGACGACCAAGGTCATAGATCAGATCCTCACGAACAACGCCCATCAGGTCGTTACGAACCATCTTTACGTAGTTCTCGATCGGATTATCGCCGATGTAGGTGTTGATAGCTGACAAGCCCTGAGCAACAGCGCCGGAACGCTCCATGGAGGCCTTGTCGACCAAGGTGATCTTCATGTCGGCCGGAGCCCACTTTTTGATTTCGAAAGCACAACCGCAAGCGGCCATACCGCCGCCGACGATCAATACGTCACAGCTATGCTCAACAATCTCGGGATTAGTAACCGCGGGCAGCTCGCCCAGTGGCTGATTAGGTAACGCCATTGTAATTCCTCCTGAATGTATTTTTTAGCTTAAAGATTACGCAGCGAAATTTTATTAGGCCAGCTTAGTTGGATTCTTGAGCTCTTTCTCGGTGGAGAGCAACTCATCATCCAGGCTCACGCCCTTAAGAGCCTCGTATGCGTTGGCGGCACCCTCGGCAGTGGTCCGAATCGGGAATTTGAAACGCTTCATGTTGCCGTTACGGAACTTAACGGTCCACATGATGGAGTCGGAACTGCGCATTGGGTGAACCTGACCGCCCATTGGTACAAAGTCATTGTAACCACGAACAGCAATGGCGCCCTGTGGACAGATCTTAACACAGGAGTAACACTCCCAGCAGGCATCAGGCTCTTGATTGTAAGCCTTCATGGCCTCCTTGTTAAGTACCATCAGGTCGTTCGGGCAGATGTACATACAGGCGGTCTTGTCCCCGCCCTTACAACCGTCACACTTTGAAGGGTCTACATAACTTGGCATTAAAATACCTCCTCACATTGGAATTGAAAATTCGACGCCGCGAATACGACGCCAGTTTTTTTAAAAACAGCAATGATCAACATCTTTTCCTCCCCGTTTTTCATGTGAGGAAGGAACCTCCAGTATCCTTTGCTAATACCTAATTTTTCAGGGAGAGTAATTTATCAGCGGCTTTTCAAGCAGGATTCAAAAAATCAATCAGTGCACACAATGCACTGAAATCATTTATTTTAATCACAAAACATATGCTTCAGGCCACACATAATGAAGGACGACTCATTTTTCCCAGGAAGTCTTTTAATTTCTCATAATCTAAAAGTCAAGAAAAAAAACCGCAGACAAAAGCCGGTTTTCCCTGCTCGCCCCGTCCTCCCTTCAACTCAGGGGATATTAAAAAAATTGATTTGACACCCCCGGCAACGGTGGTTAGTTTTGACAAAATTTTCCATAGCCGGATACAACCGGACGTTCGGCACACAAACTGCCCCTGCTACTCTTTATTTCCGGGGCCATGACATAAACAGAATGACACAAGGAACCACAATGACATCTTCTAATTCAGAATCCAAGCAGGATATTTTATTTGGCAAAGAAAAAAATCCCAGCCATATCATGCCTGAAAAACTCACCCTCGACAGTAAGATCAAATTCCGCTGTCATCCTGGAGTCTCTTGCTTCACCGCCTGCTGCGGCAATATCAATATCATCCTTACCCCGTATGACATCCTGTGCCTCCGCAAACGCATAGGCATCGATTCCGATGAGTTCCTGCTCCGCTACACCAAGCCTGTCTACCTGGAAAAAACAGACATGCCGGGCGTGCAAATCCACTTAACAGCAGAAGGACGCTGCCCTTTCGTCACCGAAGAAGGTTGCTTGGTCTACACCGACCGCCCCTCGGCCTGCCGCTATTACCCGATCGGCATGGCTAATTTCCATGAAGGCGCCCAGGAGAATCAAGTTGCAGAAAAATTTTTCTTCAAGGTTAAAGAGGATTACTGCAAGGGGCACAACGAAGACAAAGTATGGACCGTTCGTGAGTGGCGGGCAGACCAGGGAGTTGACATCCGAGATGATCTGAATCGTGGCTGGATGGAACTGGTGATGCGCCGCAAATCCTTCGGGCAACAAGCCACCTTAAGTGAACCAGCCAAAAAAATGTTTTTCCTGGCCAGCACCAATCTGGAAAAATTCAGAGACTTTATTTTCCACAGCTCATTCCTCAGCATCTATGACATTGATCCAGCAACACTAAAAGAACTCGAAACCGACGACATCGCGCTCTTGAAGTTTTCTTATCTCTACCTGGCCTCATCGCTTTTCGGCACCAATGACTTGAAGATCAAAGAAGAACGCATCAAGGCCAAGGTCGTCGAACTTAAAGAAAAACAGAAAGAGGCCGCCCAGCAGGCTGAAACTACCTACGAAGAGCTAAAAAAAGACCGTGATCAACTTAAGCAGGATATCGCCGAAAAAAATGCGGCTAAGAAAAAGAAATAGCATTTTCCTTCCGAAACTGAGCAGCTAAGGCGTCCGACAGTTCTGTCGGACGCCTTAGCTGCTCAGCCCATCAACAGAGACACATCTCTTCTGGTCGGCTTTGAAACCTCAAACGATGTCGCGGTGTATCCGTTTGAGTAACACCACTGCCATGATCAACACAATCGACTTCACTCCACACCCAGGACACCATACCTCTCTACTTCACCAGAGGTCCTGCAACACTGAGTTCGTCAGCCTCGGCCAGCAGCCGCACAGCGCCTACCACCCCCAAAGGAATACAGAAGAACTGGAGAAACGGGACAGCCAGGATACAGAACAACCCAAGACCAAAACCAGCCATCAAAGGAATATGACGAAAGATGATCTGCCTCTGTTCTGAGAACCCAAGCTGTTTTCGGGCAAAAACATATCCAGTATACTCGATTACTAAAAAAAACGCCGTCCAAGCTACCGACAAAAAGGGGTAAAGTATTGAACCAAGCACCGGCAACAAATGAACTGTCAGCAGCGCCATCATCCCCAACAAGAATAAACTGATTTTTTCAACCTCGGTCACCAGCGTCAAACGCACATCGCGAAGCAACCGCCCCAGGGCAAAAGGTTCGTCCGAAACTTGCCCGCCAATCAACAGCTCCGTCTTTTCTGACAGCACGTCATTAAATGGCGAAGCCAACAGACTTCCCACCACCGCAAAAGTAAAAAAAATCAACACCAGAACCATTACAATGGCAAAGATCAATAAAAAGTAATTAAGGATCAGCCAATACCAGGCCTCACCTTGGGGCAGCCATGACTGGACAAGTCCTCGAAAATAATCAAAGCCGAAATAGATTACCAGGATGAACGTGGTCACATTGATCCCAAATGGAATTATAATGAATGGATATAAGCTCGGATGCCGCCGAACATAAGAAAACGAGGTAAACGGAAACCAAAAACCCCTGACAAAATTCACCGCAGCTGATGCCATAGTCATATTTTTCTTTCCAATAGAGAGTAAAATTCAGTATTTTCTAATTGAGTCACAGTAAAATCCAAACGAATAGATGAAAAACCCCGGAGACAGAGCCGTAACAAACAAACCTCCCTATTCCCTATCAACCATTGTCAAACAGTGAGCGCTTCATTTATCCATGAAAACAAAAATCATTACCACATTGGCAAAACTCAATCCATGGTATTTTTTATGGATAACACTCTTCGTTACCATACTGTCAGTAACCGTGGCCGTAACGACGCATCACTTTCTATGCCCAGACCTGACGCATAACCACCATTGGCCAATCATCCTCACCTGCAGCTTCGCCGCTCTGCCGGTATGCTTATTCTCCGCTCTCATCGCCGGGGTCATCGCACAAAATGCTGATGAATTCCAGCAATGCCAACAAAGAATCGATGCCTGCAGACAAGAAACAATCACCCTGGAAAAGACCAGGGAGGAACTCAACGCCAGGGTGTCACAACGTACCACCGAACTGGAACAGGCCAACAAGGCCAAGAGCCTCTTTCTCGCCAACATGAGCCACGAGATCAGGACCCCGCTCAACGGCATCATCGGGATGACCGAAATGCTGGCCGACACCGAGATGAGCGCCACCCAGCGGGACTTCTTTACAACCATTCAATCAGAAGCCAGGATGCTGAACAATCTGATCAACGGCATTTTGGATGTCGCCAAGATCGAAGCAGGGAAGCTGGAACTGGAACCAAACCCCTTTAACCTTCAGTACCTCTTCGATGACTTCAGCAAGAGCTTTTCTTGCCAGACCCGCCCCAAAGGCATCACGTTCACGGCATCCCTCTCCTCGGATGTCCCTCCCAGGTTGATCGGCGACCCATGCCGACTTCGTCAGATATTCACCAACCTCACCGGCAACGCTCTGAAATTTACTCCCCAAGGAGGCTCGATTACCCTTAAGGCCGAACGTGCCCTGGAGATTGATGAACAGATGGTCATGATCAAGTTCACGATAATCGACACCGGAATCGGCATCCCTAAGGATAAACAACAGACAATTTTCGATAAGTTCACCCAAGCCGACCTCTCGACAACCCGAAAATTCG encodes the following:
- a CDS encoding CoB--CoM heterodisulfide reductase iron-sulfur subunit A family protein produces the protein MTDAGGASNMGAVLVVGGGISGMTAALEAAEVGKDVFLVEKNPYLGGRVAQLNQYFPKLCPPSCGMEINFKRIKSTRKLRTYTMTTVKGVTGSAGNYEVTLETAPRYVNSNCTACNDCVDACPEERNNAFNFNMDKTKAIYKAHEMSFPMRYVIDPAACTRCGKCVEACKYEAIEMDMQAKSFTVNVASIVWATGWNPYDPNKMENLKFNSSDAIITNMMMERLAAPAGPTGGKILRPGDNKEPESFAFVQCAGSRDENHLEFCSYICCMASMKQITYIRERYPEAPITVFYIDLRTPGKYEKFREKLMTDPKITFIKGKVADIIAEADGGVTLVAENAVTGEKIKQKVDLAILATGMEPAAKSMGSVCGATMDSNGFIISDSEKAILAAGCAKKASDVVTATQNSTAAALKAIQASRR
- a CDS encoding adenylyl-sulfate reductase subunit alpha codes for the protein MALPNQPLGELPAVTNPEIVEHSCDVLIVGGGMAACGCAFEIKKWAPADMKITLVDKASMERSGAVAQGLSAINTYIGDNPIENYVKMVRNDLMGVVREDLIYDLGRHVDDSVHLFEEWGLPIWKIDETTGDNLDGSKPAKTLPEGGKPVRTGKWQIMINGESYKCIVAEPAKKALGEENCLERIFIVKLLLDKNKENTIAGAVGFSTRENKVHVFKCKTMLCACGGAVNIFRPRSTGEGKGRAWYPVWNAGSTYTMCAQVGATLTMMENRFTPARFKDGYGPVGAWFLLFKAKVQNGLGEFYANTDSVKDELEKFMPYGASAVTPTCLRNHLMLNELKAGRGPIYMATDVALNAFLDVRREKGMDEKEVKKFWKHLESEAWEDFLDMSVGQAGLWAGMNIEPEKVGSEIMPTEPYMLGSHSGCCGIWVSGPDEAWVPTVEGARSHQYKWGYNRMTTVNGLFTAGDGVGASGHKFSSGSHAEGRIVAKQMVKYCRDNAGFAPELAQSSQELADQIYAPVKLYHQHVGASTAADVNPNYCKPAGIMMRLMKATDEYGGGVATYYMTSGKLLNICLDLLRMLREDAALMAAGDLHELMRAWENYHRIWCVETHIRHIEFRKESRYPGFYYRSDYPVVDDANWKAFVNSTFDPKTQEWKCEKVNCINIVETTPWI
- the aprB gene encoding adenylyl-sulfate reductase subunit beta; translated protein: MPSYVDPSKCDGCKGGDKTACMYICPNDLMVLNKEAMKAYNQEPDACWECYSCVKICPQGAIAVRGYNDFVPMGGQVHPMRSSDSIMWTVKFRNGNMKRFKFPIRTTAEGAANAYEALKGVSLDDELLSTEKELKNPTKLA
- a CDS encoding YkgJ family cysteine cluster protein — translated: MTSSNSESKQDILFGKEKNPSHIMPEKLTLDSKIKFRCHPGVSCFTACCGNINIILTPYDILCLRKRIGIDSDEFLLRYTKPVYLEKTDMPGVQIHLTAEGRCPFVTEEGCLVYTDRPSACRYYPIGMANFHEGAQENQVAEKFFFKVKEDYCKGHNEDKVWTVREWRADQGVDIRDDLNRGWMELVMRRKSFGQQATLSEPAKKMFFLASTNLEKFRDFIFHSSFLSIYDIDPATLKELETDDIALLKFSYLYLASSLFGTNDLKIKEERIKAKVVELKEKQKEAAQQAETTYEELKKDRDQLKQDIAEKNAAKKKK
- a CDS encoding cysteine biosynthesis protein CysZ — encoded protein: MTMASAAVNFVRGFWFPFTSFSYVRRHPSLYPFIIIPFGINVTTFILVIYFGFDYFRGLVQSWLPQGEAWYWLILNYFLLIFAIVMVLVLIFFTFAVVGSLLASPFNDVLSEKTELLIGGQVSDEPFALGRLLRDVRLTLVTEVEKISLFLLGMMALLTVHLLPVLGSILYPFLSVAWTAFFLVIEYTGYVFARKQLGFSEQRQIIFRHIPLMAGFGLGLFCILAVPFLQFFCIPLGVVGAVRLLAEADELSVAGPLVK